One genomic window of Medicago truncatula cultivar Jemalong A17 chromosome 1, MtrunA17r5.0-ANR, whole genome shotgun sequence includes the following:
- the LOC11421021 gene encoding trihelix transcription factor DF1, with protein MQLGDATVMMETCSGENIVPVTAQNGGGREEKGREVGGEEDDKMNININGGGGNRWPRQETLALLKIRSDMDGVFRDSSLKGPLWEEVSRKLADLGYHRSSKKCKEKFENVYKYHKRTKEGRSGKSEGKTYRFFDQLQALEKQLTFSSYHPKPQTNNNTPTTNPIETTQAISYVTTTVPSTNPTTFISPSPQPNNNNVPNSLPNMNNLFSTATTSTSSSTASDEDLEEKYRKKRKWKDYFRRLTRQVLAKQEEMQKKFLEAIDKREKEHIAQQDALRIQEMERISKEHELLIQERSSAAQKNAAVIAFLQKLSGQPPPQPPLAPELSVCQTALASQVQTQQLVIPNNNIVEFQNMNNGYKSGNGGASPSPSRWPKSEVHALIRIRTSLEPKYQENGPKAPLWEDISAAMKRQGYNRNAKRCKEKWENINKYYKKMKESNKQRRDDSKTCPYFNELEAIYKEKNKTQNLFGSNSFHSMKSNETMEPLMVQPEQQWRPPTTFEEGDVVKKNVDEAKEEDDNGDVDDDEDENMDEYEDGDSMEEDEGGVSSRYEVVTTNKLSSMDTIV; from the exons ATGCAGCTTGGTGATGCAACAGTAATGATGGAGACTTGTTCCGGTGAGAATATTGTACCGGTTACGGCGCAAAACGGAGGCGGCCGTGAAGAGAAAGGAAGAGAGGTTGGTGGTGAGGAAGATGATAAGATGAATATCAATATTAACGGTGGTGGAGGAAATAGGTGGCCCCGCCAAGAAACATTGGCTCTCTTGAAGATAAGATCAGATATGGATGGTGTTTTTCGTGATTCAAGTCTTAAGGGTCCACTTTGGGAAGAGGTTTCAAG GAAACTAGCTGATCTTGGTTATCACAGAAGCTCAAAGAAGTGCAAggagaaatttgaaaatgtatacAAGTATCACAAAAGAACCAAAGAAGGTAGAAGTGGGAAATCAGAAGGAAAAACCTATAGATTTTTTGATCAATTACAAGCACTTGAAAAACAACTCACATTCTCCTCTTACCATCCAAAACCACAAACAAATAATAACACACCAACAACAAATCCCATTGAAACCACACAAGCAATATCATATGTCACAACCACTGTTCCATCCACAAACCCTACCACATTCATTTCTCCTTCACCACAACCTAACAACAACAATGTTCCAAATTCTTTGCCAAACATGAACAACCTATTCTCGACCGCAACAACCTCGACTTCTTCTTCCACAGCTTCGGATGAAGACTTGGAAGAGAAGTatagaaagaagagaaaatggAAGGACTATTTCAGGAGACTCACAAGACAagtgcttgcaaaacaagaggAAATGCAAAAGAAGTTTCTTGAAGCCATAGACAAACGTGAAAAAGAACACATTGCTCAACAAGATGCTTTGAGAATTCAAGAAATGGAAAGAATCAGTAAAGAACACGAACTTCTTATCCAAGAAAGATCATCAGCAGCTCAAAAAAATGCAGCTGTTATTGCATTTCTCCAAAAATTGTCTGGACAACCACCACCTCAACCACCGCTAGCACCAGAGCTGTCTGTGTGTCAGACAGCTCTGGCATCACAAGTTCAAACACAACAACTAGTGATACCAAACAACAACATTGTTGAATTTCAAAATATGAATAATGGTTACAAAAGTGGTAACGGTGGCGCTTCTCCTTCTCCATCAAGGTGGCCAAAAAGTGAAGTTCATGCTCTAATAAGGATAAGAACAAGTCTTGAACCAAAGTATCAAGAAAATGGGCCAAAAGCACCATTATGGGAAGATATTTCAGCTGCAATGAAGAGACAAGGATACAATAGGAATGCAAAAAGGTGCAAAGAAAAATGGGAGAATATCAACAAATACTACAAGAAAATGAAGGAAAGTAACAAGCAAAGGCGTGATGATAGTAAGACATGTCCTTATTTTAATGAACTTGAAGCTATTTacaaagaaaagaacaaaacacAGAACCTTTTTGGTTCTAATTCGTTTCATAGCATGAAGTCAAATGAGACGATGGAGCCATTGATGGTGCAGCCAGAACAACAATGGAGACCTCCAACTACATTTGAAGAGGGTGATGTGGTGAAGAAGAATGTTGATGAagcaaaagaagaagatgacaatggtgatgttgatgatgatgaagatgaaaacaTGGATGAATATGAAGATGGAGATAgcatggaagaagatgaaggaggtGTTAGTAGCCGTTATGAAGTTGTGACAACAAATAAACTTTCATCAATGGACACAATTGTATGA